GCCCCACGAACTGTTGAATAATGTCTCTTCGCTGATGAACGTCCGCGCGGTCGCCAAAGCACTGCCGCTGGAATTTCAGATTGAGGGCCCTATTCCCGAAACGATCCAGACCGATCCTACACGCCTGCGACAGATTCTGATCAATACGATCGGCAATGCGATTAAATTCACTGAAACCGGTTCCGTAAAAGTCGTCACACGCCTGCTGAATGAATCAGGGCAGGCACCACAGCTGCAGTTCGAAGTCATCGACACTGGAATCGGTATTCCCACAGAATGTCTGGAAACTCTGTTCAACCCCTTCACCCAGGCCGATGGTTCCATGACGCGCAAGTTTGAAGGCACAGGGCTGGGTCTGACGATCAGCAAACGTCTGGCAGAACTGCTGGGTGGATCCATTTCTGTCACCAGCACGCACGGCGCAGGCAGCACATTCACGATTCGAGTCGAAACCGGCTCCCTGGACCAGGTGCCGCTGATTGAACAGGAGACTAATACTCCCAAACCAGTTGCCAACGAAAAAGCAGACACATCCGCCGAGACACTGCCCGGCACTCCGCTCAAAGGGTATCGGATCCTGCTGACGGAAGACGGCCTCTACAATCAGCGGCTGATCACCTTCCTGCTGAAAAAGGCGGGTGCGGACGTCAGCCTGGCAGAAAATGGTCAGATTTCCATCGACCAGGCGACAGCAGCCGAATCAGAGGGACAACCATTTGATGTAATCCTGATGGATATGCAGATGCCGGTTCTGGATGGTTACAGTGCGACCAGGCAGTTAAGAGACGCCGGTTTCCAGGTACCAATCATCGCGTTAACAGCACATGCCATGAACGGTGATCGCCAGAAATGTCTGGATGCGGGCTGCGACGAATATCTGACGAAGCCCATTGATCGCAAGAAATTGATCGAGGTGATCTTAATGTCGCTCAATGAAACTGAGGGGGAGCAAAACGTCCTGACATCTGACATCGCTTACCAGATTTAAGCAACGAACGGACTGAGCTCAAAGCTGATAGACCTCGTATTCCGCACTGCAGGGGGTACCACGCGAGACATGCATCCGCTGCCGCTCCGGTTCGATGATCACGGAAAACACGGTCTGCCAGTAGCCGTGATCGGGGTCGTCGTTGAGATGCCTGCAGATCGAGCGTGGATAATCCTGATGATCGCGGAGAGCGGTTTTGATCTCTGCAACTCCTGGATCGGCGGGACTGGCTTGAAGCAATTCATCTATCCGCGCCTTACGCGGATGTGAACCGATCAGTTCCGGAAACTGCTCATTGTACTGACAGAGCTCCGGATGCAGACAATGATTGGTATGTGTAATCCAGCTTGTCTCATCCGGCCTTAAAACCTGCACACTGTCAATCGTCACTTCCAGGTTTGCAGGTCCCTCAGGAGTCGCCAGCATGATATTCGCGGGAATCGCCCGCTCGGCCCGTTGGATCGCCTCCACCGCGCCTGCCAGGCTGTCTGCTTCATAGAGCTCGCGGAGCGTGAAATAGTGCGGTACTCCGTGTGCGCGACTGGGGGCCGGCAGAGAATTCAGACAGGCACCAATGCCCTCTGAATTGAACCCGATGTAAGAAATCAACCCGGCCTGTGTCAACGTCATCAACGCCGGCTTTCCCGTCGGGCGACGCGTCAGCATGATGGTAAACGGATCGAGAGCCGGGTCATTGTCCCAGTTCTGAGCCACGATCGCTCCCCTGCCGGAAGGATCCGGCACACTCAGCGAAGTGCACCCCGCATCCGGTTCCGGCGTGAACTGATTCCGGATCTGTAACAACATGATCTGCCACAGCGGAACAGCGACGGCTTCGGCCAGACCTTCAAGTTCCTCTACCGAATCGGGAGAATATTCTCTCGCGACAGGCAGACAGACTTCCGCCAGAGCCCGGGCCCGTTCCGGGCTGACCTGCATCGTCTCCTGGAGTCTCTCCAGCGCCACAACGCAGAAGGTCCGCACCTCTTCGGGGGCAGCTTCTCCCAGCTGCCGACCCATTTCGCGGGGAGAACCACTGACTTCGATTTCACGATAACGTTCAGCTGGAACCATTTCACCTGCTCACGATTGATTGTTGAATATCGCTAAGAAAACGCGACGGTCTCCTGACAATCTTAAACCTTCCTCACGGGATTGTTGAGCTTAAGCAGAGGAAATCCGCGGTTCACCTGCTTCTTTTTCGAGTTCTTGAATCAGCGATGCAGATGCTTCCTGCTGGAATTTCTCTCTCAAAAACGATTTGACAATATTACTCCGCGAGAAGTCCGAACCGGTAATCAGTGACAGCCAGCCTTCGCCAAACGAAAGAAAGTCGACCAGACCACGTCGGTCGAAGACCTTGCGCGTCAGCTCCTCAATCGTCTGTGCGTGCGTGGCATATTCATAAACGCGATCGCGAATTGTCTGCAGGAACGCAAGTTTGCGGCTCAATTGCTGTTCCACGGCCTCGGCTCCTTCCAGAACTGTTCCATGCGCATCAAACAACCACTCGGCACGCAGCTGAAGCGCCTGCTCCAGGCTGGTGATCCATTTTGGACCGTCGGCGTCTCCCAGTTGACTGTCCAGGTCGGCTGCGATATAGAGATCGCCGCTGAACAGGATCTTCCGCTCCGGCTCGAACAGACAGATATGCCCGGGGCAATGGCCGGGAGTTTCGATGACCTCGAATCGCGTGTGCTCCGTTTTGACCGAAGCACCAACCGGCTGAGCATCCGCGATGGCGGAAGGTCCAAACAGGAAACTGCGGTACCAGCGCAACTCCACAGGAAAGCGGATCTCCGGAATCGCATCCGCATGCGCGAGAACCTGCGCGTCGCACAGCTCCACCAGCAGATCATTGTTCCCCGTGTGATCTTCATGGTAATGCGTGTTCACGACGGTCGTAATCGTTTCCACAACGCCCAGTTTCTGCAGCGTCTGTTTCAGGCTCCGACGGGCCCAGGGAAAACCGGTGTCGATCAGCAGTGTTTCGTCGACCAGATAACAGACCGCGTAATCGTAGCCGCCACTGAACCGGCTGAGCGTGCGTGTCAGTAAATTGTCGATCTGAATACAGGTGACGTATTCCACCGGTTGCGTAATCTTGACCTGGAACGGCCAGAGAGGAAACCGGCGGCAGAGCAGTGCATAAGGCTGCCATAACAGAAACCGCAGCCACCTGCTGATCATGAATTTCTCCCAAAGATTGTAAGTTTCAGAACCAGGAACGAATCGACTTCAGGCCGATCTGTTTAAACCAGGGATCCAGACGTTGTGCCAGCCGGTGCCAGTTCTGATGGGGAACATTGGGATACAGGTGATGCTCCAGATGATACAAATGATCGAAGGCAATCAGGCGGAAGAGTGTCCCGCGGAACAGTCGCGTCTGGTGTGCGGCATCCTCTCCCTGGGGATTGTGCGGGATATAAGCTGTGATCAGCGGAATAATCCAGCTTCCGGCAATCATCAGGCAGACATAAACCAGCGGCACAATTGTGACTGGAATCAGAAGAAACGCCGCAACTATGATTGAGGCTACCAGAACACCTTCCACAATGATCCAGTTCAATCGGCCTCGTGGATGCCGCAATGCCCAGAGATAGATACGTGGCTGGAAAAGAAAGCCTTCAAGCAGAGCACCCACCAGAGACATCCGGGAGGCACCAGCTTCGATATCATCATCGTGAGGAAACCGCGCGTGATGATGTAGATGCACCACCTGATAAGCGTGCCCGCTCCGCAACGAAATTGCTTCAATCACCATCAGGAACAGGTCATTGGTTTTTCGCTTCAAACCCAGATTCTGATGCACGAGATCGTGTGAAACGGAGCCGTAGGTCAAAAAGCTCATGACCATCAGCGACACTACGGCGAAGGCCCAGTAGCCCTGCCAGGCGAAGATCCAATAAGCGGCACAGGCCAGAAACGGAGACGAGAGTGTCCTCCTCCGCTGACAGCCAGTCAGCTGCAGCAGATCGGTCCCCAACTCTGAAATCCGGGGAATCGATTTAGAAATGACGCTCTGATTCATGACGCTTGCCAGCTGAAAGAGACAAAAATGCCACAGCAGCTATCTTAGCATAGATCGGAGTAAAAGAAATCAGAGAACAGAAGATTAACCCGTTTATTAACAGTCGTGAAAACAAAACGACTCTGCCCGGCTCCGGGATTTTCCACAGCCGGGCAGGCACTCGTTGGACAATAGAATCAAATGATGATGCTTAGAGACTGGCTTTTTTGATCGGCTTGGCCTGCTTGAGCGTCGTCAGGTATTCGACGATGTTAATCAGCTCTTCTTCCGTCAGCACCTTCTGCAGATCAGCCGGCATCAGCGAGACTTTCTGTTGAATCACTTCTTCGACGTCATCCATTTTAAAGGTACGGGCGATGGCTTCGGCATCCTTGATGGTGATGGCGTCGTCGGTTTTATTGACCAGCAGACCATTCACCACGTTACCCGAGACCAGAATCACCGTATACGCTTCAAAGTTATGACTGATCCCCGCACTGGGATACAGGATCGATTCAAACAACGCCTCGCGGCTCAGCTTCTTGCCGATCTCGGAGAGATCCGGGCCGACCTCTTTCCCCATGCCATTCACCACGTGGCACTTGGCACAGGTTCCCTTGGTGTTGAACATCACTCGACCATCGACGACATCCCCCTTCATGCCCGCCAGCACATTGATCGGTGGCAGAGGCTTGTTGTTCCGGGTGGGAGGTGCGGGGAACAGCTTCGCGGCCCGTTCCTTGACGTCCTTCATGATGGTGGAAGACATGGCAGCGGCAGCCGTCTGTTCCAGCTGGGGATCCACTTTGCCCTTCTCAGCCAGATCCAGCAACGCGTGCGCTCCCGGACGGGATTTCGCAACCGCTCTGACAGCTTCGCGTCGATCCACCAGTGGTTCCTTCGGATCCTGGATGATCGCGAGCAGAATCTTATTCGCACCATTATGGGCGGCATTTCCCAGCGCCCAGATCAGGTCCAGTTTTTCATTCTGTTCCTTTTCGTTATCCCGCTTGCTGTTCAGCGCTTTTTGAATCAGGGCATTCTGCTTCAGAGCCAGTGCGGCCCGGATCGCATCGACGGCGGTCTGTGACTTGCCGGAGTGGCTGCCCAGTTTTACCAGTTCGGGATAGAATTCCTTCGCTTTGAACTTTTCGACCAGCTTGATGAACTCGGGAGTCCCCCGGCTGCTGTCGATCACCTGGTTCAGTGCCTGCTGATATTTTTTATCGCTGGTGACGACATTCGCCGACATCCGCGATAACGCTTCCGCGATGATGTAAGTCTCCCGTTTTTGATTCCCGTCTTCCTTGAACAGAGCCAGTTCGGCGACAGCTTCGTTCTTTTCTTTACCGGGGATGAAATCCAGGGCACGGAAGTAGCGTGGCAGTGCTGCCTGCTTCGTTTGGGGGTCTTCAATGATTTTCACCAGGTAGGGAATCGCCAGCGGGATTTTGGATCGCCAGAGCAGATCACGGCCGACCGGAGTATTCCAGTTGTCGCCAGCCTGCTTGAGCCAGGCGGTCATGAACTTCTCTTCCTGCTCGTCCATGCCGATCCCGAGTGCTTCCAGATACCAGCGATCGTTCCCGTCGTACTGATCAACGAGCGTCGCCCAGAGTTCCGGTGCCTGCGGTGATTTGCTGTGATGCAGGGCAATCGCACATTCGCGGCGTACCTGGGGCGAGTCATCGTGAGCCAGCTGTTTCACGAATGGAATCACATCCAACTTGTAACGACGCGCCGCCCGCAACCCGGTGATGCGGATATCGGAATTTTTATCTTTGATCGCCAGAGAA
The DNA window shown above is from Gimesia chilikensis and carries:
- a CDS encoding C45 family autoproteolytic acyltransferase/hydolase, whose amino-acid sequence is MVPAERYREIEVSGSPREMGRQLGEAAPEEVRTFCVVALERLQETMQVSPERARALAEVCLPVAREYSPDSVEELEGLAEAVAVPLWQIMLLQIRNQFTPEPDAGCTSLSVPDPSGRGAIVAQNWDNDPALDPFTIMLTRRPTGKPALMTLTQAGLISYIGFNSEGIGACLNSLPAPSRAHGVPHYFTLRELYEADSLAGAVEAIQRAERAIPANIMLATPEGPANLEVTIDSVQVLRPDETSWITHTNHCLHPELCQYNEQFPELIGSHPRKARIDELLQASPADPGVAEIKTALRDHQDYPRSICRHLNDDPDHGYWQTVFSVIIEPERQRMHVSRGTPCSAEYEVYQL
- a CDS encoding MBL fold metallo-hydrolase, which gives rise to MISRWLRFLLWQPYALLCRRFPLWPFQVKITQPVEYVTCIQIDNLLTRTLSRFSGGYDYAVCYLVDETLLIDTGFPWARRSLKQTLQKLGVVETITTVVNTHYHEDHTGNNDLLVELCDAQVLAHADAIPEIRFPVELRWYRSFLFGPSAIADAQPVGASVKTEHTRFEVIETPGHCPGHICLFEPERKILFSGDLYIAADLDSQLGDADGPKWITSLEQALQLRAEWLFDAHGTVLEGAEAVEQQLSRKLAFLQTIRDRVYEYATHAQTIEELTRKVFDRRGLVDFLSFGEGWLSLITGSDFSRSNIVKSFLREKFQQEASASLIQELEKEAGEPRISSA
- a CDS encoding fatty acid desaturase family protein, with amino-acid sequence MNQSVISKSIPRISELGTDLLQLTGCQRRRTLSSPFLACAAYWIFAWQGYWAFAVVSLMVMSFLTYGSVSHDLVHQNLGLKRKTNDLFLMVIEAISLRSGHAYQVVHLHHHARFPHDDDIEAGASRMSLVGALLEGFLFQPRIYLWALRHPRGRLNWIIVEGVLVASIIVAAFLLIPVTIVPLVYVCLMIAGSWIIPLITAYIPHNPQGEDAAHQTRLFRGTLFRLIAFDHLYHLEHHLYPNVPHQNWHRLAQRLDPWFKQIGLKSIRSWF
- a CDS encoding PVC-type heme-binding CxxCH protein, whose product is MNYRWLAIIPALFFSTSLTGFSLFAQSEHDADQAVPNLTVAPGLKATLFSSEPRISSPSSMDVDAQGRVWICEVVNYRAGIRNIPTREAGDRIVILEDTNGDGKADESKVFYQGNDINGSQGICVLGNKVIVAASPNVFLFTDEDNDGKADKKELLFKVAGGEHDHSAHASVFGPDGRLYWNFGNSGKQVFDAAGKPILERNGRPVLDNGKPYWGGMVFRCNLDGSDFEVLAHNFRNNYEVTVDSFGTLWQSDNDDDGNRGVRINYVMEFGNYGYLDQLTGARWKTPRTGMHEEIPLRHWHLRDPGVVPNLLQTGAGSPTGICVYEGALLPEKYRNEIIHSDAGPNVVRAYPVKKEGAGYEAEIANIITSEKDKWFRPSDVCIAPDGSLFVADWYDPGVGGHRIGDQERGRIFRIAPADAKYQFQKLDLSTIEGAIAGIKSPNVATRYLAWNKLHELQAEAQPQLEELYQSDNQRFRARALWLLAGIEGKAGDYVSLAIKDKNSDIRITGLRAARRYKLDVIPFVKQLAHDDSPQVRRECAIALHHSKSPQAPELWATLVDQYDGNDRWYLEALGIGMDEQEEKFMTAWLKQAGDNWNTPVGRDLLWRSKIPLAIPYLVKIIEDPQTKQAALPRYFRALDFIPGKEKNEAVAELALFKEDGNQKRETYIIAEALSRMSANVVTSDKKYQQALNQVIDSSRGTPEFIKLVEKFKAKEFYPELVKLGSHSGKSQTAVDAIRAALALKQNALIQKALNSKRDNEKEQNEKLDLIWALGNAAHNGANKILLAIIQDPKEPLVDRREAVRAVAKSRPGAHALLDLAEKGKVDPQLEQTAAAAMSSTIMKDVKERAAKLFPAPPTRNNKPLPPINVLAGMKGDVVDGRVMFNTKGTCAKCHVVNGMGKEVGPDLSEIGKKLSREALFESILYPSAGISHNFEAYTVILVSGNVVNGLLVNKTDDAITIKDAEAIARTFKMDDVEEVIQQKVSLMPADLQKVLTEEELINIVEYLTTLKQAKPIKKASL